A single region of the Oncorhynchus keta strain PuntledgeMale-10-30-2019 chromosome 4, Oket_V2, whole genome shotgun sequence genome encodes:
- the LOC118370779 gene encoding nuclease EXOG, mitochondrial-like isoform X1, whose amino-acid sequence MYFSLCCPRDPGDSFYLKTQSNKTNYFKVFYQLNIIKMAGNVKLFRFVGGYVCGAAVTTGSCVAVMKLYKDEDTEDQREPEKVPQAQQEIGRYGFPLTGAEIRYYANHTLSYNQAMKTPRWVAEHLSHEKLLGKADRKHCKFKPDPSIPEPFTAHNADYLGSGWSRGHMAPAGDNKTSEQSMAETFYLSNIVPQNYENNAGYWNRLEMYCRDLAKRFDDVWVISGPLVLSEEGDDGKKTVSYQVIGKDDVAVPTHLFKVILVGKDQSASGNLTNNQSASETLALGAFVVPNQPIGFKRPLTDFQVSLSELEKISGLTFFPKVERTTPSLPNLCDRDSCQLMDFKDFTLYLTARKVGSARTTVKLEKSMAELKEQGIAPDDYILKLYQEKKKELENKEHNLTLP is encoded by the exons ATGTACTTTTCTTTGTGTTGCCCACGAGACCCTGGTGATAGCTTCTACCTAAAAACACAAAGCAACAAGACAAACTATTTCAAAGTATTTTATCAGTTGAATATTATAAAGATGGCAGGGAATGTTAAATTATTTAGATTTGTCGGTGGTTATGTGTGCGGCGCCGCCGTCACCACTGGATCATGTGTTGCAGTGATGAAACTTTACAAGGATGAGGacacagaggaccagagagagcCCGAGAAAG TTCCTCAGGCACAGCAGGAGATAGGGCGGTATGGCTTCCCCTTGACAGGAGCTGAGATACGATACTACGCCAACCACACATTGTCCTACAACCAAGCCATGAAAACACCAAGATGGGTCGCTGAGCACCTGTCACATGAGAAACTATTGG GGAAAGCCGACAGAAAGCACTGTAAATTCAAGCCAGACCCCAGTATCCCAGAACCCTTCACTGCACACAATGCTGACTACCTGGGCAGTGGCTGGTCCAGGGGCCACATGGCCCCCGCAGGAGACAACAAGACCTCCGAG CAGTCAATGGCTGAAACCTTCTACCTATCCAACATTGTGCCCCAGAACTATGAAAACAACGCTGGATACTGGAACAG ACTGGAGATGTACTGCAGGGACCTGGCCAAGCGCTTTGATGACGTGTGGGTCATATCGGGACCTCTGGTCCTTTCTGAAGAGGGGGATGATGGGAAAAAGACAGTGTCCTACCAG GTCATAGGTAAAGACGACGTGGCCGTCCCCACCCACCTCTTCAAAGTCATCCTCGTCGGGAAAGACCAATCGGCATCGGGCAATTTGACTAACAACCAATCGGCATCAGAAACCTTGGCCCTCGGGGCCTTTGTCGTACCCAACCAGCCAATCGGCTTCAAGCGCCCACTGACGGACTTCCAGGTGAGTCTATCGGAACTAGAGAAGATCTCGGGCCTGACCTTCTTTCCCAAAGTGGAGCGGACAACTCCGAGCCTCCCCAACTTGTGCGATAGGGATTCCTGCCAACTGATGGACTTTAAGGATTTCACCTTGTACCTCACGGCCAGGAAGGTGGGCAGTGCCCGCACCACGGTGAAGCTGGAGAAGAGCATGGCGGAGCTGAAAGAGCAAGGCATCGCCCCGGACGACTACATACTCAAACTGTaccaggagaagaagaaggagctggAAAACAAAGAGCATAACCTGACTCTTCCTTAG
- the LOC118370779 gene encoding nuclease EXOG, mitochondrial-like isoform X3, protein MKLYKDEDTEDQREPEKVPQAQQEIGRYGFPLTGAEIRYYANHTLSYNQAMKTPRWVAEHLSHEKLLGKADRKHCKFKPDPSIPEPFTAHNADYLGSGWSRGHMAPAGDNKTSEQSMAETFYLSNIVPQNYENNAGYWNRLEMYCRDLAKRFDDVWVISGPLVLSEEGDDGKKTVSYQVIGKDDVAVPTHLFKVILVGKDQSASGNLTNNQSASETLALGAFVVPNQPIGFKRPLTDFQVSLSELEKISGLTFFPKVERTTPSLPNLCDRDSCQLMDFKDFTLYLTARKVGSARTTVKLEKSMAELKEQGIAPDDYILKLYQEKKKELENKEHNLTLP, encoded by the exons ATGAAACTTTACAAGGATGAGGacacagaggaccagagagagcCCGAGAAAG TTCCTCAGGCACAGCAGGAGATAGGGCGGTATGGCTTCCCCTTGACAGGAGCTGAGATACGATACTACGCCAACCACACATTGTCCTACAACCAAGCCATGAAAACACCAAGATGGGTCGCTGAGCACCTGTCACATGAGAAACTATTGG GGAAAGCCGACAGAAAGCACTGTAAATTCAAGCCAGACCCCAGTATCCCAGAACCCTTCACTGCACACAATGCTGACTACCTGGGCAGTGGCTGGTCCAGGGGCCACATGGCCCCCGCAGGAGACAACAAGACCTCCGAG CAGTCAATGGCTGAAACCTTCTACCTATCCAACATTGTGCCCCAGAACTATGAAAACAACGCTGGATACTGGAACAG ACTGGAGATGTACTGCAGGGACCTGGCCAAGCGCTTTGATGACGTGTGGGTCATATCGGGACCTCTGGTCCTTTCTGAAGAGGGGGATGATGGGAAAAAGACAGTGTCCTACCAG GTCATAGGTAAAGACGACGTGGCCGTCCCCACCCACCTCTTCAAAGTCATCCTCGTCGGGAAAGACCAATCGGCATCGGGCAATTTGACTAACAACCAATCGGCATCAGAAACCTTGGCCCTCGGGGCCTTTGTCGTACCCAACCAGCCAATCGGCTTCAAGCGCCCACTGACGGACTTCCAGGTGAGTCTATCGGAACTAGAGAAGATCTCGGGCCTGACCTTCTTTCCCAAAGTGGAGCGGACAACTCCGAGCCTCCCCAACTTGTGCGATAGGGATTCCTGCCAACTGATGGACTTTAAGGATTTCACCTTGTACCTCACGGCCAGGAAGGTGGGCAGTGCCCGCACCACGGTGAAGCTGGAGAAGAGCATGGCGGAGCTGAAAGAGCAAGGCATCGCCCCGGACGACTACATACTCAAACTGTaccaggagaagaagaaggagctggAAAACAAAGAGCATAACCTGACTCTTCCTTAG
- the LOC118370779 gene encoding nuclease EXOG, mitochondrial-like isoform X2, with product MGVMKLYKDEDTEDQREPEKVPQAQQEIGRYGFPLTGAEIRYYANHTLSYNQAMKTPRWVAEHLSHEKLLGKADRKHCKFKPDPSIPEPFTAHNADYLGSGWSRGHMAPAGDNKTSEQSMAETFYLSNIVPQNYENNAGYWNRLEMYCRDLAKRFDDVWVISGPLVLSEEGDDGKKTVSYQVIGKDDVAVPTHLFKVILVGKDQSASGNLTNNQSASETLALGAFVVPNQPIGFKRPLTDFQVSLSELEKISGLTFFPKVERTTPSLPNLCDRDSCQLMDFKDFTLYLTARKVGSARTTVKLEKSMAELKEQGIAPDDYILKLYQEKKKELENKEHNLTLP from the exons ATGGGAG TGATGAAACTTTACAAGGATGAGGacacagaggaccagagagagcCCGAGAAAG TTCCTCAGGCACAGCAGGAGATAGGGCGGTATGGCTTCCCCTTGACAGGAGCTGAGATACGATACTACGCCAACCACACATTGTCCTACAACCAAGCCATGAAAACACCAAGATGGGTCGCTGAGCACCTGTCACATGAGAAACTATTGG GGAAAGCCGACAGAAAGCACTGTAAATTCAAGCCAGACCCCAGTATCCCAGAACCCTTCACTGCACACAATGCTGACTACCTGGGCAGTGGCTGGTCCAGGGGCCACATGGCCCCCGCAGGAGACAACAAGACCTCCGAG CAGTCAATGGCTGAAACCTTCTACCTATCCAACATTGTGCCCCAGAACTATGAAAACAACGCTGGATACTGGAACAG ACTGGAGATGTACTGCAGGGACCTGGCCAAGCGCTTTGATGACGTGTGGGTCATATCGGGACCTCTGGTCCTTTCTGAAGAGGGGGATGATGGGAAAAAGACAGTGTCCTACCAG GTCATAGGTAAAGACGACGTGGCCGTCCCCACCCACCTCTTCAAAGTCATCCTCGTCGGGAAAGACCAATCGGCATCGGGCAATTTGACTAACAACCAATCGGCATCAGAAACCTTGGCCCTCGGGGCCTTTGTCGTACCCAACCAGCCAATCGGCTTCAAGCGCCCACTGACGGACTTCCAGGTGAGTCTATCGGAACTAGAGAAGATCTCGGGCCTGACCTTCTTTCCCAAAGTGGAGCGGACAACTCCGAGCCTCCCCAACTTGTGCGATAGGGATTCCTGCCAACTGATGGACTTTAAGGATTTCACCTTGTACCTCACGGCCAGGAAGGTGGGCAGTGCCCGCACCACGGTGAAGCTGGAGAAGAGCATGGCGGAGCTGAAAGAGCAAGGCATCGCCCCGGACGACTACATACTCAAACTGTaccaggagaagaagaaggagctggAAAACAAAGAGCATAACCTGACTCTTCCTTAG